Genomic segment of Populus nigra chromosome 6, ddPopNigr1.1, whole genome shotgun sequence:
gtaaatttaatggtttattcactgacgccagagtcaggaataaaaataccggtttaaatttatattatttttattcgttgtattttattttatttagctagaaaaataaaaaatatgtgcatgcgtaaaaataaatttactttttttttatttatttattcattggtGCTAGAGCAAGGAAtacaaaatattgatctaattttattttcgtagctacgaatttttaccaacgccagagttggaattattcgagctcgaatattcattgacgccagagtcatgaatattataaacaaatcatcatagcataaactaataaatatttagcaatttaagacaaaaccgacaatgcagtctgccttaggcagaacgtttaaggggtgataatatcttcccttttacgtaaccaatcccgagccatagaatctctgttgaccagttagggttcctagtgaccataatactaggtggcgactccttaaataagacatttttcctaaaagaacaagatgccataaatctgttctttttccatattcAAGAGAATTATTTGTGGGGcgtcgcgatgtcgggtgcgacaggatggcgactccactggggacgttaggattaagctttgtcttttgtcttattattgctattctgattgttgtgtttatttgtttatttttcctgcatttactgctttagcatgcatccttATTTATGTTGTCATGCATCACTTTAGAAGCACACACTTTACAAACTAGGATAAGTGGGGGAGTAACGGTaccccaatggctttagcctgggtaagactcgtgaaaccatccaactctcgcttgattgtttacttggaagtggttgatatgccaaactgatattactcagggcctctatcttcacactacttgtaagccTCATATCGACCTTTCATGGACGATCACTGAGCATGCGAGAGACCCTTTGAAACTAGATAATGACCAACCCTTTGATGCACTCAACAATTAGGATCTTCCTACTAGGTTGTCACCCCGTGAAGGGCAAGTTTGCATTTCATATGCATTTTTTCTAATTGCTTCAGCATTTTTGCATAATTGCATGATTTACATTtagcaggttgaaatataggttccccatTGAAACCCGCTTATAACACTCGTTCGAGAAAAAGACAAATAGAAAACGAAGAAAGAGGCCAGTTGGAAGCCCAACATCAAAAAGAGGTGGAGAATCTTAAAGAAGAAGTCGCAAGGCTTACTAGTCTACTCGAGCAGGCCTTGAGAGATAAATCTGGAAAAGCAATACTTACAGCTCAGCCTGAAGATATGCATGTAACTCATTTCGATCCACAGAATCTGGGGGCAAATAGGGTGTCATCTGAATTTCAACAAGCTATGCATTTCCAGCCAGCATACCCCTCAAGGATACCGTTTACCATTGATTCTACCGAGAAAGAATCTCAAAAGGGCAAGATGGTGAAAGAAGAGGGTTTGGAAAAATGGACTGCCTTAGAAGAGAGGATAAGGGCAATTGAGGGAAACCATTTGTGCGACCTGGTGAAAGCTGTCAATATGTGTTTGGTGCCTAACATGGTCATTCCTAAGAAGTTTAGGGTGCcggaatttattaaatatacggGAACCCAATGCCCTATAACTCATCTCAAGgcatactgcaacaaaatggctgaggtagttgatgatgagaaattgttgattcatttctttcaagacaGCTTAAGTGGCGCTGCCCTCACTTGGTATATGCGATTAAATAATACCAAGGTTAAGAAATGGAAGGATTTGGTTGATGCCTTCATGaggcaatataagttcaatatagaCGTGGGCCCTGATCGGTTAAGCTTGCAAGCTATGGAGAAGAATAACAAGGAGTCCATTAGAGAATATACTCAAAGGTGGCGTGAGGTCGCTGCACAGGTTAACCCTTCTTTGTTGGAAAAGGAGATGATCAACTTATTTGTCAACACTTTCAAGGCCCCGTACTTTGAATACCTGGTTAGAAGCTCTGCACAACATTTTACTGACTTAGTTGTTATAgctgagaggattgaacaagcCATTGGGTTAGGTAAAATTGTTGATCCAACTGAAAAGAACGGTTtcactgaaaaagaaaaggacactgAAGGTGGTTGTCAAGGCACTTATCATTCCTATAGCTGATTTTTTCATACCGACTCCCAGATATCAACTATTTTGAAGAAAAGCTATGGTGATGGTAGGTCGAGAATGATCTACAAATGACTTCAACTGACTGTTGAAAAGATACCCTTGTCAAGGAGAATAAATGATTGAAAGATTCTAGAAATTTCAATCAATGATCACTAAATGTTTAGCCCCTTTATGAGTTATCATGCTAGTATTCATTAGCCCAAGATGTTGTCATAAGTTCCTTGTGGTTGAACTTATTTTCCAAagtttcaatgaaataatgagtttgtcaTTCAATCGTGTTTACGATTAagctttattcatttttctgaGAGTGTTTTCTTATAAAGACTCACAAACACATCTTTCAAGCCTTGCGCGATCTCATAGACGCAATTCATCTcttttaccaaaatcagttttcctattggagttttgaaaaattgatctggcgttttgatttcaaaaataatttgatgtttattcaaaaatgatatttttgacattctacttgtagaatgacaagtgaatcaagcaactccatcattgaggtgactaaattatgaacaaaaaaaaatgtgaaaaagaaaagaaaagaaaaaagaaatgaataaacacccttacccaatgactcttgaatcatgtgtttttaaatgtatgaataatggtatgtagtgaaCTCGTTGCTCATGACCCATGAAATGTatctttgcaaagaccaaacTATCACACTAGATGAGgtaaagtttattgatcatagtggcttgcgcttgaaatgaggaaaggccatctttgttattcctttcactTTCTGAAATAAGTACATCCCTTGCGATCCTTTTTTTGAgcctgaataatttttctttcatgaatacAAATCCCGACTacgatcacaccccacactggggggcaagagaaaatttcaatgagaaaagagaaaaagttgtgagaaagccaaaaaggcataagagctcaagaaactcaaatgctagggggcatgcccaaatcactAGAAAAAGTGACATACAAGATAAAGTGAGTATGCCCtagcaaagcaataaaaaagaagaagcatcaaatcaaagaagagtgGCAAAAGAAAATGTGAATGACGTCAAGAGACAAACTGTTGATAGTGATCCtcggtctttgaaaccctgaaacactctttgagccttatgaatccttttctttcataaaccAAGAACCACAacctacattacgtgcctataaaagtcctttctaatcaagcaagcaagcaacctagaataataaacaatgctctcaaaatgcaaagaatacttttcatgacatcaagaataaactactcattattattcatgctgataaagaTGAATGCTCAAAaagagacaagtttttctcgtacaaaacctcgagcttttTTCTCGAGCTCGtcactttgaaacaaaaatgtcATCTCATGACGTATTTTCACCAAAGACCTCATTGCCAAACACGGGCAAATAATctctttttcaagaaagaaaataaccaaggagttgcaagatttcaaaagcaaattgttttagaATCACATcgaaatgatttttgttttcaaaatgcaagatcaagatttcaagattcattctagacccatattccttcaccaaactgaaaaggagagaaatgagagaatggccttttaaaaccattatttgtctaagtCGCTGATAAAGCACACTTAGGGGCAATGACCAATACAAGAGGCAACATTGTGTTTAGAAGgaaaaattctagaaaatgAGATGGTAATTTCCTTCAACTAGACAAGGGGGCATTTTGGTCTACAAAGGACAGTTTGATCCTTTCAGCAAGTGACACCGAATGTTTTTAGTAGTGAGACGAGGAGTAATGAATGATTCTCTCAAATTATTTGACAAGACAGAAAATCTCTAGCAAGCAAATGGGTCACGATGGGCACCACAAAGGCTAAATTGTGCAAACAAATCTGGAAATAGACTTACATGGGCCAACTCGAGTGGGCTAGAAGCCAAGCGGCAAAGAGGACCCAAATCAGAGATAGCAAGTCCTCATCAGTTAAGCAACaagaagactaagaagaaatgggggcctatatttcaaaacaggtaaagatgcatgcatatcatctaaactttaAGACATTGGACTATGAGTTTTGCAAATTTCAGATGAGAAAATTCCAACGGAATCCATCAAGTGGAAGGCCAACTTGAAATGGCCAAAGATCAAAATTGTTGTTgagaatttttcatttttgagaattttttttttctaggcagGCCGCCCACGAGAATCAGGCCCTCTGAAAAATCTCTATGTTTTTCCAACTCCTTAAAATGCGCCTTTGAgcctttgatcatcatttttttagggCGCTTTCAAGCCCTCGGTTtcctcttcgagtgcctttgagcactcaCTTTTCTCtttgagcgcgcctttgagccctcgctttctccctttgagcgcgcctttgagccctcgcttcccttggagcgcgcctttgagccctcgcttctcttcgagcgcgcctttgagccctcgctttctccttttgagcgcgcctttgagccctcgcttcccttcgagcgcgcctttgagccctcgctttctcccttcgagcgcgcctttgagccctcgctttctcccttcgagcgcgcctttgagccctcgcgtTTTcctttcgagcgcgcctttgagccctcccttgcctcttcgagcgcgcctttgagccctcgctttcctcttcgagcgcgcctttgagccctcgctttcctacttgctttcctcttcgagtgcctttgagcacttgcttttctcttcgagcacgcctttgagccctcgctttcctcttcgagcacgcctttgagcactcgctttCTTCTCGCattcttttgagtgcgccttcgagcctcttatttttgttttttatatacttggataggtcacccatcacaatgaaaccagtaaaaaaaacaaaaacaaacaaaatgaaacaaaaaaaacaaaaacaaaaaaaaacaaaaaaagggtgGGTCGTCTTCCAAAtgacttgtttcttgatttctacatcTCTTGGTAAAAGTCATGTGTCAATCTGCtgttttcaaagttttcaagacttaaaaaaaaaaacaaaaaaaaaacaaaaaaaaatcctttctgtatctacttttctttataaatttactacacaaagctaaaagaaaatgaaattttccaatatctttgcatagtaaatattataaagagggggcaactgtcataacccaatttttgaccattttaatgatgatgaaaaaaataatgatgatgaaaagcaagtaaaatgaaataaataaagaatggattaaaatttgggttaagagcaacatgattggaagttttgaggtttaattaaactttgaaattaatctaattaatccaatcaaggatttaattggagaattgataagttttgagacttaattgagcttgaaattaatttaattaatccaatcaagggtttaattggagaattgataagttttgagacttaattaagcttggaattaatttaattaatcaaatcaagggtttaattggataattgataagttttgagacttaattgagtttgaaattaatttaattaatgaaatcaaggacttaattaaagaaatatgaaaGTTTGGGGTTTTAATTGGGgtccaaattgcaaaaattaaagtccaaggactaACTTGTAAAAGGCACCGAAATGCAGGGGTCCAATTACAAATTAACTAGGGGTTTAATTACAAGACTTCCAAAACTTGAAGTACCAAAATGCAAATTGCCATTAAACACTCCACTGTTCATCTCCTCCATCCCGATTCAACAGAAACGGCTGAGAACGTGGGTAACGTTTTTTGCCCACGATGTGCCATTAATACATGCTAGGAGGTGTAAGGGTGTTGGGTGGCTTATAAAGATTGAGCAcagcaaagaaaaaagaggaggaaaaaaCTGGGGCAAAGTTGGGGAATTGGACTGAAAGGGGAGAAAAAAGGACAGTAGAGAGGGGGACAGAACCGAGGGGAAAAACAGGGGGAAAAAGGGcgaacaacaacaagaaaaacacaGGGGAAGAACCCTCATCTCCTGGGTGCAGACCTCCATCACCGTCGACCATCGTCATCATCTGCGTCTTCCTTTTCCAATAATATCACAAGCAACAGCTTAGGAAAGGGAAATTAGGGAAGACGCATgcagaaaaacagaaacagggGAGCAAGCTTCAGTTCAACCGACAGCACCTAACAtcttcatcaccatcgttgatgtCCTGAGCAGAGGAAGCACATAAGGAAGACCAAGGAAAGAAGTAGACAAGAGTCACCACCAGCTTCACAACCGTTTTCGTCGCCTCCAGAAGCAGCATCTCCAGAGCTCCATCTTCAGCAGCCACTGCACCAGAAACAGGGCACTCCAGGAAAGAAATACAGGGACGAACcggggaagaaaaggaggaagagaaggaagaagagaggaagaacAAGAGGAGGCAGCGTCGTTCGTCCAGCAGTGCGCCATCGTCTCCGGCTACGCCTTGCTGCACCAGGTAAGTCGTCCCTCATCTCTAcccttttgcattttaattcacTGCTACAATagcagtgaattataattcacttgctactgtagcaagtgaattataattcattggGCAGGCGTGCATTATGCACGCCTGCCACCCAGCCGGGACCAGTGACccaaccccaaaaaaaaataaaaaaaataaaaaaataaaaaaatagaaaaaagtagaaaaaataaaaataatgtatatgcatgaataaaaataatgtaaatttaatggtttattcactgacgccagagtcaggaataaaaataccggtttaaatttatattatttttattcgttgtattttattttatttagctagaaaaataaaaaatatgtgcatgcgtaaaaataaatttactttttttttatttatttattcattggtGCTAGAGCAAGGAAtacaaaatattgatctaattttattttcgtagctacgaatttttaccaacgccagagttggaattattcgagctcgaatattcattgacgccagagtcatgaatattataaacaaatcatcatagcataaactaataaatatttagcaatttaagacaaaaccgacaatgcagtctgccttaggcagaacgtttaaggggtgataatatattcccttttacgtaaccaatcccgagccatagaatctctgttgaccagttagggttcctagtgaccataatactaggtggcgactccttaaataagacatttttcctaaaagaacaagatgccataaatctgttctttttccatattcAAGAGAATTATTTGTGGGGcgtcgcgatgtcgggtgcgacaggatggcgactccactggggacgttaggattaagctttgtcttttgtcttattattgctattctgattgttgtgtttatttgtttatttttcctgcatttactgctttagcatgcatccttATTTATGTTGTCATGCATCACTTTAAAAGCACACACTTTACAAACTAGGATAAGTGGGGGAGTAACGGTaccccaatggctttagcctgggtaagactcgtgaaaccatccaactctcgcttgattgtttacttggaagtggttgatatgccaaactgatattactcagggcctctatcttcacactacttgtaagccTCATATCGACCTTTCATGGACGATCACTGAGCATGCGAGAGACCCTTTGAAACTAGATAATGACCAACCCTTTGATGCACTCAACAATTAGGATCTTCCTACTAGGTTGTCACCCCGTGAAGGGCAAGTTTGCATTTCATATGCATTTTTTCTAATTGCTTCAGCATTTTTGCATAATTGCATGATTTACATTtagcaggttgaaatataggttccccatTGAAACCCGCTTATAACACTCGTTCGagaaaaagacaaatggaaaacgaagaaagagGCCAGTTGGAAGCCCAACATCAAAAAGAGGTGGAGAATCTTAAAGAAGAAGTCGCAAGGCTTACTAGTCTACTCGAGCAGGCCTTGAGAGATAAATCTGGAAAAGCAATACTTACAGCTTAGCCTGAAGATATGCATGTAACTCATTTCGATCCACAGAATCTGGGGGCAAATAGGGTGTCATCTGAATTTCAACAAGCTATGCATTTCCAGCCAGCATACCCCTCAAGGATACCGTTTACCATTGATTCTACCGAGAAAGAATCTCAAAAGGGCAAGATGGTGAAAGAAGAGGGTTTGGAAAAATGGACTGCCTTAGAAGAGAGGATAAGGGCAATTGAGGGAAACCATTTGTGCGACCTGGTGAAAGCTGTCAATATGTGTTTGGTGCCTAACATGGTCATTCCTAAGAAGTTTAGGGTGCcggaatttattaaatatacggGAACCCAATGCCCTATAACTCATCTCAAGgcatactgcaacaaaatggctgaggtagttgatgatgagaaattgttgattcatttctttcaagacaGCTTAAGTGGCGCTGCCCTCACTTGGTATATGCGATTAAATAATACTAAGGTTAAGAAATGGAAGGATTTGGTTGATGCCTTCATGaggcaatataagttcaatatagaCGTGGGCCCTGATCGGTTAAGCTTGCAAGCTATGGAGAAGAATAACAAGGAGTCCATTAGAGAATATACTCAAAGGTGGCGTGAGGTCGCTGCACAGGTTAACCCTTCTTTGTTGGAAAAGGAGATGATCAACTTATTTGTCAACACTTTCAAGGCCCCGTACTTTGAATACCTGGTTAGAAGCTCTGCACAACATTTTACTGACTTAGTTGTTATAgctgagag
This window contains:
- the LOC133697092 gene encoding uncharacterized protein LOC133697092, encoding MHVTHFDPQNLGANRVSSEFQQAMHFQPAYPSRIPFTIDSTEKESQKGKMVKEEGLEKWTALEERIRAIEGNHLCDLVKAVNMCLVPNMVIPKKFRVPEFIKYTGTQCPITHLKAYCNKMAEVVDDEKLLIHFFQDSLSGAALTWYMRLNNTKVKKWKDLVDAFMRQYKFNIDVGPDRLSLQAMEKNNKESIREYTQRWREVAAQVNPSLLEKEMINLFVNTFKAPYFEYLVRSSAQHFTDLVVIAERIEQAIGLGKIVDPTEKNGFTEKEKDTEGGCQGTYHSYS